A region of Desulfovibrio desulfuricans DNA encodes the following proteins:
- a CDS encoding GTPase: MREDFKSGFVTLIGRPNVGKSTLMNHLIGQKIAITSNKPQTTRNRIQTVLTTEEGQIVFVDTPGIHKAK, from the coding sequence ATGAGAGAAGATTTTAAATCAGGGTTTGTAACTTTGATCGGAAGACCGAACGTAGGAAAGTCAACATTAATGAATCATTTGATCGGACAAAAGATCGCGATTACATCGAATAAACCGCAGACGACGAGAAATCGTATCCAGACGGTTTTAACGACAGAGGAAGGCCAGATTGTTTTTGTGGATACTCCGGGTATCCACAAAGCAAAA